The segment GCCTCGCTGCGAGCTCGTAGTTCCTCCTAGCCGGCTCCGGGTACCGCGAGGGGTCCCCCACGACGACCACTCTCACTTCGACGCCCGCGGCGTGCAGCCTCCGAGCCGCTACGAGCGCGTCGCCGCCGTTGTTTCCGACGCCTGCTACAACAGCCACCCTCTGAGCTGAACCGAAAAGCTTCATCACGACCGCGTAGACGGCGGTTCCAGCGTCCTCCATCAGAAGGAGGGGGTCGATGCCGTACTCATCCGACGCCCTCGCGTCGATCCTTCGAGCCTCCTCCCCTCTACAGACTTTGAGTACAAGCACGTAAAGAAAGCGCGATCGATGCTTAAAACGCTTTACCTGTACCCTACTGTTAGCTGCCTTTTCTCGATTACGTCTCTGTGTTCTCGGAGGAGGTTGAAGAGGGCTGTCCGTATGGCTTCACTCCGGTTGTTGAAAACGCCAATCTCCACCAATCGATCCAAAGCCTCCAACAAAGCCTTCGGCACGTGGAAACTCACAATCTGAGTGCGAGGCTCAAAACGAACTTCGAGGTTTTTCGCCCTCTTGGCCATGCTCTCACCTTGGCGGTAGGGGTTCAAGAGGGTACTCCTCCACCCAGTGGTTAATAGCGGGGTAATAAGCCCCTAATGACTGCTGTAGTTTCGCGGTGTGTTCCAGCGTGATACCCCAGTTCAAACTCGTTAGCGCGCGCTGATCGTGAAACCCGCAGCGGTGGAGGGCGATAGAGCCAATCCAGCGGGTTCAACCTAGCCTCCCGCTTCCCTGAGGATCTCAGAGATGAGTCTGATCCTTTCTAGGTCCGCGGGTGGCGGGAGCTCGTCCGAGATGCCCAGGATGAGCCTACCTTTGAAGAGCTCGATCAATCTCTCGACGAACCTCCTCAGAAGATCCCTCTCGATGTGCGGTAGGAAGAGGAGGTACGGTACGCCGTCCAGGACGACCATATCGCCCAGCTCGCGCTTAGCTTCCTCTAAGGTGAAGTCGCCGGCCGGTTTCGGCGTTAGCGCTTCCACGCCGTCAAGCCCCGTCTCTCTCAGTAGAGGTAGCAGCTTTCTCGCGTACCCGTCCACATGTATATGCACGTACTTGCCGAAGCTGTGCAGGTAGTCTGCAGCTTCCCTGTACACCGGCACGCAGTACCTCTTGAAGAGCTCCGGAGAGGTGATTCTGGCGTCGATGTTCTCCCCCAGGTTGAGCACCCTCATTGGAGACTTCGCCAGCTCCCTGTAGAACTCCCAGTTGTGCTCGTTGATGACGCCCATGAGCTCCTCCGTCCTACGCTTCTCGAGCCTAAGCAGCCTCGCCGTCGTGGGGATCCCCGCCCAGTCGAGGAAGAGGGCTTGAAGGGGGCTGTGCGGGAAGAAGAAGGTTACAAAGCCTCGCGTTCCCACCCTCGCTCTGAGTCGCTCGTAAGCAGCGTGATCGAACTTGACTTTAACGCTCTCGAGCACGTATTCCAGCGGCTTAAAATCGCCTACCCCCTTAATGGGATACTCGAGGGTTTGCGCGGAAAGCCCGTAGAGGTCGTAAGCGA is part of the Thermofilaceae archaeon genome and harbors:
- a CDS encoding ribbon-helix-helix domain-containing protein is translated as MAKRAKNLEVRFEPRTQIVSFHVPKALLEALDRLVEIGVFNNRSEAIRTALFNLLREHRDVIEKRQLTVGYR
- a CDS encoding uroporphyrinogen decarboxylase family protein, whose product is MGNGLEELLVSVFEGAASQVPFNIRHEYWYHFNKRAGTLPREYEGLDLPDICERWGATWRCYSGYYVESCVKVEYEGVEFRVERIGERRELHLAITPYGTLRRVVAYDLYGLSAQTLEYPIKGVGDFKPLEYVLESVKVKFDHAAYERLRARVGTRGFVTFFFPHSPLQALFLDWAGIPTTARLLRLEKRRTEELMGVINEHNWEFYRELAKSPMRVLNLGENIDARITSPELFKRYCVPVYREAADYLHSFGKYVHIHVDGYARKLLPLLRETGLDGVEALTPKPAGDFTLEEAKRELGDMVVLDGVPYLLFLPHIERDLLRRFVERLIELFKGRLILGISDELPPPADLERIRLISEILREAGG